In Miscanthus floridulus cultivar M001 chromosome 8, ASM1932011v1, whole genome shotgun sequence, the sequence TTATGGTTACGGGACTTTAATTGTATTGGATAGAGGCCATGTTCAATAGCTATTCAACGTGCTGACTTATATAAATGCTTCGTTCCTTTTCACCAATGACACTTTGTAACCTTCAATGGCTTTCAATACTGAATTGTATGATAATTGTACACAATTGTTGAGAGAACCGGCatcccgcagcgaagcgcggggcACCATCTAGTATTTGTGAATATCCATACATTCACTGTTTCAttgtaaataaataaatcatataTGTAGAGTGATGATAGTGAGGTCCCTATTTCTCGAATACTTGCTATACATTCCTTTTGCTCTAGTGTCTTTCCGAATTTCGTGAAAACTGTTTACACAGTGTACGTAGCTCTGATGCTAGTCACTTGGTTGCACGCCGTTTATATATGTTTCATATGCTACAGAGTTTGCAAAATGGACAGTCGTAGACTTCAGGAATCGATGATATCGCACTCAGTTCCCGACCAGAGACGTCAAGAACGCCAAACCTGCGATCAGGATCATGATGTTGAGGAAGTAGTTGGACTGCATGGGCTTGTCCGGGCTACCTCCGAACCCCTCGTACTCTGCCCTGATCTTTTGCTTCATCGACTCTGACAGCTCCCTCTGTGAGTTCACCCGCAACATGCTCCATCAGTTTACCGTCGACCTGCCCTCTAGTAGATTGTAAGAGTTTAATGGAGGGAGCAAGTAAGTGCTTTTACCTTCCCATACGAGTATTTGGCAGCGACGAAGGGCTCCGGCTGTGGAGCTGCGCCGTTGTTGTCATCGGATGTCGCTGTTGCTACTGCCACTGCTACCGGTTCTGGTGTAGGTTCTGCTGCTGGTTCTGGTTCTGGTTCTGGAGCCTCTGGTGGTGGTGCTGCTGTTACTGATGGTTCCAGTGTTAGTGCAGTACCCCATGGTTCCAGTGTTAGTGCAGTACCCCATTTCCATGGGGTACCGGTTGAAATTCGTTTCAACAAATCCGTCCATAACtttttaagaaaaaataaaaagttttGAACTTGAAAGTTTTTCCAAGAGATGCCTGCTAAAAATTGTTTCAATCTCTCACCAAAAGAGATAGCTTCTTCCGTCTTTTCGTCTGCAGGTGCAGCGCTAATGTCATCATCCAGTGAGAATCCCTGCATGGCAATCACATCACATGCATGAAGTTAGACTGTAACCACATACACATAAAGTTTCTGCAAGAACTGGGAACAAAAAGGAAAAGTTGACCCAAGCAGCTTTAACAAAAATCAATCATACGTTTCTATGGAATGGTTCAAGATCAAGACAGACTAATAATTTACTGCCAGTTACCACTTGTCCTATACATCTCAAACTCCCAATATCAGACTAAATTCTGGTCTTTCTGTACCGGTACATTAATGTTTCTTTCATCTCATATGACCGAACATGATCTAGTGAATGCGACAAGGAAGCAAAGAGCATGCACATTACAGGAAATAAATAAGTCATTCAGATGGAAGACCTCAAGAATAGATATTGACATATTGTCCTAGTGTGTTTACTCATTTACTAAAGTTGTGACTGGCTGTAGAAGGTCAAAATGGAAGGATTGTAACACACTAACACTAACCTCAGGAGGATCAAACTTTGCACCAAGATCGCTCAGCTTAGCATGAGCTTCAGCATAGTCTTTAAAAAACGCTTCCTGGTCCTCTGCGTACTTTTCCGCGTATACCTGAATGTGCCATAGATTCTCAGTGAATGCAAGAACGATCTTCAAAAAGATCAGAAGTCGCAAGCTGAGCTCAAGCACTACCTTGAATGATGGGTCCTCAAATAATGCAGCATCTGTGGGCAAAACTAGAAGATCCTGTTCCTTCTGCTCTTCCGAGGGAAGCTGGCTCAAAAACTTCATGTCCTGAAGCGTTGTTAACAGCTTAAATCATCAGAGATTCTCGTCAATAATATGATCTATAAACACGACAAAAAGAAAGCACACCTTGAAGTAACTGTTATCAAACTTCAACCACTCAACTGTCCATGATTGCCCTCCAGGCTCACCAGGCCCATCCTTCTGCAAAATGCAATGACAGGAACACCTCAGTACTGGTTAGTTGAAACTAACCATTTTCACAACCTGCCTGGTAATGAAATTTGCAAAGAAGATAGTCTGGGTATGAGAAGTGAGAAGAACAGAAGTTTCATTTGTCAATTAAAAAAACATCAAGAGGTGGAGAATAGTACAATACCAAGAATACTGGCTATCAGGTAAGTTTTTGCATCTTGATTATGTTCTGTCACTAAACATAGCAAAAGGAGACAGACTATAGAAGTTATCAAGTCTTATCAAGTAACTCCACTGTAAGGCAAAGAACCCCAGGAATTCTAAGTCACAACATGATAGCAAAGTGTGTATTCTGTACTCAAAATACAGAATAATGGATAGCGTATGGTTCGAGCATGCCCAAAAACTCCATATTATTGAAAATAGCCTATTGTTTCTTATTTAAACTGAAGCAAATAGAACATAAAAACATACGGTATATTTTGTTTCTGGTTTTCCCCAGCCACTCCGGTCAGGCCTTGCTCTTCCAAGTGTATGTGCTCCAGATAGTGCAACAATTTCCTGCACAAATGCCCCGGAAGTTCAATGACATAGCTCAAGAAAATACAGATAGACAGTTAAGTAAGTTTCAAAACCCGCCACACCTTGTCATCAAGGCCCATTCTATAGAATACCTCCCTAAGGTGTTCAGCCGGATCACGTGGGCCAGCGTCTGCAGAACATGTGCATTAGCAACAATTTAGTTTGATACCTCTCATAAGTCACATTTCAAGCATTGAACAAAACCAAAAATGATACATTGGTGTGGAATGAAGAACCCATTGGAAACACTGACCAGGAAGCCTCCCTTCAGGTGGACACTGCTCAGCTGCTGTGACATCAACCCGCCCATATTTCATTGGAATTTTCGGGCCACCAGCTTCCTGTATTATGCGATTGACCAAACATATTACTACATAGACTTGACTGATCAAATGACCAAGTGAGATACTTAAGCAGAGAAAGGACAATGACCTCAATTGCCGTAGCACTTGCTAACTGGAACAAATCTGCGTAAGTGATACCTGGGTATTTGTCCTTGATAGGTTGGATAAGCTTCAATGCATTAATCAGACCTGTGAAAATCAAGTCAAAATCAGCAAGTTACTACTGACCTAGAACGTATAAGAAATTTAGACTGTCAAGAAAATAGAAAATACCAGCATTGGCTCCATGACTCAACTCAGCATCGAACCTTAAGCTTCCATCAGCTCCACCTCGCTGTGGCCACTCCTCAATATTCTTGTCATAGGTACCAGAATCATGCCACCCCAGACGGACCTGAACAGAGTTGAAAGCATTCACTTATTGACACAACACAATATGACTACACGGACATGGTAAACTTGCTTCTGCGTATAATTGCAGAAGCACTGGTACATATAGTGACTAAACAATTCCGTGCAATGCTGCACGGAACTAATTTCCACTAATCAGCCCAGTAAAATGCAAGGGAAACAAACACAATGTCATATAGTAGCGCTGATTTGGATACATCAAGAAAAGCAAGTCACTACGTAGAACAGAGGCAGAAAAATGTGGAAATTGGGTAGCTCCTTCAATGTACATGTTTGCCGTAGCAACCGTATCCAACCAATTAAAGCTTGTGCTGACGTCCAACTTTGTGCCTTTATTGCAGATTTGTGTTGGATGTTTTCTTAAGCAGAGACTTGTGGGTACCATGTAATATATCATAGGAACATCGGTCAGTGTCCTCCCTTGGCGCatttcatcattgcttcattcaAGTTTTGGTACTAGATATCTAGATCCCATTCCCATGTGGTCTGACGGTATTCTGCAGTTACAGCATTGTTTGTCATCAACCCTCTTTGCCCCCTGATCATCAGAAACCATAAGGGAATGTTCCTTTATTTTCCTTGCGAACAACCTAACCATCAACTACCGAGATGGACATCTCTGATGTAATCAAAACCCATGCTACATCAAATGGCATGTGCAATAACCACACTGCCCATCACAAGCAGGAGTGCAGGACAAGCGGATTGAAACAAAAGCGACATCGCCACTCATTCTATCTAAACTCAAGGACACCCAAGTAAAGTTGAACAAATCTAGCGAAGTTCAAATATACAGGTTCGCTCTTCGCTGTGATTGTCCGGAACGATTGGAAGCCGTAGAAGGATGTCGTATTAAAAAAAAATATAGCCTCGAGACTCGAAAGCAAGGAGGACGCTATGTTGTTGTGTACCAGGATGGGATGGCAGTATGTGGTCTTAAGGAGCTCCTTGATGTCCTCCCGCGCGCCCTTGAGCTGCGCCGCGTCCGACGCCGCCATGCACCGGACCACCCGCACGCCACGCCCGCGCCCGGCCGCCTTCTGCACGCAAGCAACCCCACCACCACTACAGGGTGAGTCAGAGGCAGAGCAGCTCGATTCGATCTGATGTAAGCGAGAATGTAGGCGACAAACTCATGTCGACCGGCGCGCGCGCGCAAATTAAAAGCGAACCTGCGAGAGGAGGGGCTGGCGGGAGCGTAGGCGCAGCCCCGTGCGGGAGGAGCATGGGGAGGGGAAAgaggcggcggccgcggcagCGACCGTTGCGCGGCGGGCGGACGGGGATGGGGACGGCGAGGCGGCGGGGAGGAGGGAGGCGGCGAGGCGCTCCGCCATGGCGCCGCGCGCGAGAGCTTTGGAAATTTGGAAGGAACCGagggaggaagagggagatgatTGCTGCGCGCCTACGTGGCTGGTCCACGGGGAGTCTGAGCGCGCCTTCGCCTCGCCATCGAGGGGCTTCTCGGCGGCGGCTGGTCGGTGACAGGGTGAGGCCGTGCGCGTGTGTGGCGCGGCGAGGCTGGAGTCTAATCTTGCGCGGCCAATGGCCGGACGACGCGTGTTCTGGTGGACCGCGACCGCGACGGAAGACAACGGTCTCTGCTGTCCTGAAAGAGAGACTGTCCTTTCGAGTGGCATTTCAGTAAAATTTTGTGGATGTTAAGCCTAACTTTTTAAGGAATTCTGGAGAACTAAAAGCAGCATTGCTTTTGTTGGCTGCATTTCTAAGGTACAGTGACCATGCTCCAGGTGCGTTTGGTTTAGTGGCCTAAGCCTGAGCAGTTTTAGCCTGCTTTAGTTGTCGTTTGGTTTAGTGGTATATTTAGCCCGACTATAATTTAAGCCTGAGCAGCCTTAGCCTGCTTTAGTTGTTTGGTTGTTTGTGTTATCTAAGCCTAACTAGCAAACggtgtgtttggttgcctgtTTTGCTTTACATAGAATTGCCTCTTCTTCAAGTCGGTAAATATACCTTCTTCGAGGAATTTTGTCGAACAGGTGATGGGCGAGCAACACCTCGGCAAGCACCCATAGCATATGGAGCTCTTCCAGGCCACACCCGCCTCCTCTGGCACCGTGCGAGCTCACTGCAGTTGACGCGAAGAGCACGGTAGCAGACGATGAGCTCATCTACTTGCAGTTGACGTCGTCCGTCCGTATTTCATCTGCTTGCAGTTGACGCAACCTAACTGCAGTCACAGCGCTGTCCTTGGCAAGCACGGCAGCAGATGGAGTGTTGTCGGCTCGTCCTCTGCGGTGGAGGGTGCCTCGTCATTAGGAGTGGCGGCCGCGGGCGACCCTGCCGCTGCGAGCGAGGAGGAGCGGCGGCGCGCGAGCGAGGAGTGGCAGTGCGTGAGCGAGCGAGGAGGTCGAGGAGTGGCGTGTCAGCGTGGACGAATAGCAGGAGTGGTGGCCCCGCTCCCTGCGCCGGTGACCGGTTGGGCGAGCGAGAACAAGCGGCGCTAGCGACCAGGAGGTGAAGCGAATCCATTTCCAACGCTGGCCAAGCCTGGCCCCAGAAAAACAGCCGCTGCTGGCGTTTTTTGTGAGCCAGGCCCATGGCGTACGGTGGCCTCCTAGAGCCAGGGCAAAGCCCACCTATAGCCAACCAAACAA encodes:
- the LOC136477506 gene encoding probable L-ascorbate peroxidase 8, chloroplastic isoform X3 is translated as MAERLAASLLPAASPSPSPSARRATVAAAAAASFPSPCSSRTGLRLRSRQPLLSQKAAGRGRGVRVVRCMAASDAAQLKGAREDIKELLKTTYCHPILVRLGWHDSGTYDKNIEEWPQRGGADGSLRFDAELSHGANAGLINALKLIQPIKDKYPGITYADLFQLASATAIEEAGGPKIPMKYGRVDVTAAEQCPPEGRLPDAGPRDPAEHLREVFYRMGLDDKEIVALSGAHTLGRARPDRSGWGKPETKYTKDGPGEPGGQSWTVEWLKFDNSYFKDMKFLSQLPSEEQKEQDLLVLPTDAALFEDPSFKVYAEKYAEDQEAFFKDYAEAHAKLSDLGAKFDPPEGFSLDDDISAAPADEKTEEAISFAAPPPEAPEPEPEPAAEPTPEPVAVAVATATSDDNNGAAPQPEPFVAAKYSYGKRELSESMKQKIRAEYEGFGGSPDKPMQSNYFLNIMILIAGLAFLTSLVGN
- the LOC136477506 gene encoding probable L-ascorbate peroxidase 8, chloroplastic isoform X2, with translation MAERLAASLLPAASPSPSPSARRATVAAAAAASFPSPCSSRTGLRLRSRQPLLSQKAAGRGRGVRVVRCMAASDAAQLKGAREDIKELLKTTYCHPILVRLGWHDSGTYDKNIEEWPQRGGADGSLRFDAELSHGANAGLINALKLIQPIKDKYPGITYADLFQLASATAIEEAGGPKIPMKYGRVDVTAAEQCPPEGRLPDAGPRDPAEHLREVFYRMGLDDKEIVALSGAHTLGRARPDRSGWGKPETKYTKDGPGEPGGQSWTVEWLKFDNSYFKDMKFLSQLPSEEQKEQDLLVLPTDAALFEDPSFKVYAEKYAEDQEAFFKDYAEAHAKLSDLGAKFDPPEGFSLDDDISAAPADEKTEEAISFVTAAPPPEAPEPEPEPAAEPTPEPVAVAVATATSDDNNGAAPQPEPFVAAKYSYGKRELSESMKQKIRAEYEGFGGSPDKPMQSNYFLNIMILIAGLAFLTSLVGN
- the LOC136477506 gene encoding probable L-ascorbate peroxidase 8, chloroplastic isoform X1 translates to MAERLAASLLPAASPSPSPSARRATVAAAAAASFPSPCSSRTGLRLRSRQPLLSQKAAGRGRGVRVVRCMAASDAAQLKGAREDIKELLKTTYCHPILVRLGWHDSGTYDKNIEEWPQRGGADGSLRFDAELSHGANAGLINALKLIQPIKDKYPGITYADLFQLASATAIEEAGGPKIPMKYGRVDVTAAEQCPPEGRLPDAGPRDPAEHLREVFYRMGLDDKEIVALSGAHTLGRARPDRSGWGKPETKYTKDGPGEPGGQSWTVEWLKFDNSYFKDMKFLSQLPSEEQKEQDLLVLPTDAALFEDPSFKVYAEKYAEDQEAFFKDYAEAHAKLSDLGAKFDPPEGFSLDDDISAAPADEKTEEAISFGERLKQFLAGISWKNFQVQNFLFFLKKLWTDLLKRISTGTPWKWGTALTLEPWGTALTLEPSVTAAPPPEAPEPEPEPAAEPTPEPVAVAVATATSDDNNGAAPQPEPFVAAKYSYGKRELSESMKQKIRAEYEGFGGSPDKPMQSNYFLNIMILIAGLAFLTSLVGN